The following are encoded together in the Chaetodon auriga isolate fChaAug3 chromosome 4, fChaAug3.hap1, whole genome shotgun sequence genome:
- the cnga1a gene encoding cyclic nucleotide gated channel subunit alpha 1a isoform X2, protein MTTPHLTVPPHTAPQLSSDSEELSEDDLVPRSNPHHWLNMNNSNNNEEEEKEQKQKEKKEKKEKKEKKKKEKEEKEAKEKEEKEAKEKEAKEKEAKEKEAKEKEAKEKEAKEKEAKEKAKDKPKELFVINPAGGLYYKWLFIITVPVMYNWTMIIARACFEELQHNYFIYWVVLDYTSDIIYLADMLFRTRTGYLEQGLIVKDEKLLRDRYINSFQFRLDCISMLPTDILYLYFGLDYPEIRLNKLLRIGRLMEFFTKTETKTNYPNIFRIANLIMYILIIIHWNACFFFSFSKSIGFGADDWVYPAVDDPEEPAFGEPMRKYSFSLYWSTLTLTTIGETPPPALDSEFLFHVVDFLVGVLVFATIVGNIATMISNMNAAQAQFQARIDNIKQYMQVRKVSKDLELRVIKWFDYLWNNGKAQDEREVLRYLPDKLKAEIAIQVHMETLKKVRIFADCEAGLLIELVLKLRPQVFSPGDYICKKGDIGREMYIIKDGKLAVVADDGVTQFVVLGSGSYFGEISILNIKGSKAGNRRTANIRSIGYSDLFCLSKDDLMESLLEYPDAKAMLEEKGRQILMKDGLIDLDPANIMPEAKELEEKVNKLYTTMELMQTKLKKILGNYKNTDKALRCRIAALEIQTGEEVEDEDEEEGEVKKEEKEGEGEKKEEGEGDGEKKEEEEKGEETKDEEEKGEEAKEEEKKDEETTKEEKK, encoded by the exons ATGACCACTCCCCACCTCACTGTGCCACCTCACACTGCACCACAACTTTCCTCAGACAGTGAAGAGCTGAGCGAGGATGACCT TGTGCCCCGATCAAATCCTCATCATTGGCTCAATATGAATAACAGCAATAACAATGAAGA Ggaagaaaaggaacaaaagcaaaaggagaagaaggagaaaaaaga aaagaaagagaagaagaagaaggaaaaggaagagaaggaggcaaaggagaaggaagaaaaggaggcgAAGGAAAAGGAGGCAAAGGAAAAGGAGGCGAAGGAAAAGGAGGCAAAGGAAAAGGAGGCGAAGGAAAAGGAGGCAAAGGAAAAGGAGGCGAAGGAAAAGGCAAAAGATAA GCCCAAAGAACTATTTGTCATTAATCCTGCTGGGGGTTTGTATTACAAATGGCTGTTCATCATCACTGTACCAGTCATGTACAACTGGACCATGATCATAGCCAG GGCTTGctttgaggagctgcagcacaaCTACTTCATTTACTGGGTTGTTCTGGACTACACCTCAGACATAATCTACCTGGCTGATATGCTTTTCAGGACCAGAACAG GTTACCTTGAGCAAGGCCTGATAGTGAAAGATGAGAAGCTGCTAAGGGACCGCTACATCAACAGCTTCCAGTTTCGTCTCGATTGTATCTCCATGCTGCCCACCGACATCTTATATTTATACTTCGGCCTTGACTACCCAGAGATCCGCCTCAACAAGCTGCTGAGAATCGGCCGCTTGATGGAGTTCTTCACAAAGACGGAGACTAAAACCAACTACCCCAACATCTTCCGCATCGCAAACTTGATCATGTACATCCTCATTATCATCCACTGGAATgcttgcttcttcttctctttctccaaaTCCATTGGTTTTGGTGCTGATGACTGGGTTTACCCTGCTGTGGATGATCCCGAGGAGCCTGCATTCGGGGAGCCCATGAGAAAGTATTCGTTCAGCCTCTACTGGTCCACACTGACCTTGACTACCATTGGAGAAACTCCACCACCAGCCCTGGACTCCGAATTTCTCTTCCACGTGGTTGACTTTTTAGTTGGGGTCTTGGTCTTTGCCACCATTGTAGGAAACATCGCCACCATGATCTCCAACATGAATGCTGCCCAAGCTCAATTTCAGGCTCGGATTGATAACATCAAGCAGTACATGCAG GTCCGAAAGGTCAGCAAAGATCTGGAGTTGCGAGTCATCAAGTGGTTTGACTATCTGTGGAATAATGGCAAGGCACAGGACGAAAGAGAGGTGCTGAGGTATCTTCCAGACAAGCTAAAGGCTGAGATCGCCATCCAGGTCCAcatggaaacactgaagaaaGTTCGTATTTTTGCAGACTGTGAGGCAGGCCTGCTGATCGAGCTGGTGCTCAAGCTGCGGCCGCAGGTGTTCAGCCCTGGAGACTATATCTGCAAAAAGGGCGACATTGGCCGAGAGATGTACATCATCAAAGATGGAAAGCTTGCAGTTGTTGCTGATGATGGGGTCACACAGTTTGTTGTGCTGGGAAGCGGCAGCTATTTTGGTGAGATCAGTATCCTTAATATCAAAGGCAGCAAAGCGGGCAACCGGCGAACAGCCAACATCCGCAGCATTGGCTACTCAGACCTCTTCTGCCTCTCCAAGGATGACCTGATGGAGTCACTGCTAGAGTATCCAGATGCCAAAGCCATGCTGGAGGAGAAAGGCCGGCAGATCCTGATGAAAGATGGCCTGATAGACTTGGACCCAGCTAACATCATGCCTGAGGccaaggagctggaggagaaggtcAACAAACTGTACACCACGATGGAGCTAATGCAGaccaagctgaagaaaattctgggAAATTACAAGAACACTGACAAGGCGCTGAGATGTCGCATTGCAGCTCTGGAGATCCAAACAGGAGAGGAGGtagaagatgaggatgaggaggaaggagaggtgaaaaaggaggagaaagagggggaaggtgagaaaaaggaagagggggaaggagatggggagaaaaaggaagaagaggaaaaaggagaggagacaaaagatgaagaggaaaagggTGAAGAGgcaaaagaagaggagaaaaaagatgagGAGACCacaaaggaagagaagaaataa
- the cnga1a gene encoding cyclic nucleotide gated channel subunit alpha 1a isoform X1, translating to MTTPHLTVPPHTAPQLSSDSEELSEDDLSVPRSNPHHWLNMNNSNNNEEEEKEQKQKEKKEKKEKKEKKKKEKEEKEAKEKEEKEAKEKEAKEKEAKEKEAKEKEAKEKEAKEKEAKEKAKDKPKELFVINPAGGLYYKWLFIITVPVMYNWTMIIARACFEELQHNYFIYWVVLDYTSDIIYLADMLFRTRTGYLEQGLIVKDEKLLRDRYINSFQFRLDCISMLPTDILYLYFGLDYPEIRLNKLLRIGRLMEFFTKTETKTNYPNIFRIANLIMYILIIIHWNACFFFSFSKSIGFGADDWVYPAVDDPEEPAFGEPMRKYSFSLYWSTLTLTTIGETPPPALDSEFLFHVVDFLVGVLVFATIVGNIATMISNMNAAQAQFQARIDNIKQYMQVRKVSKDLELRVIKWFDYLWNNGKAQDEREVLRYLPDKLKAEIAIQVHMETLKKVRIFADCEAGLLIELVLKLRPQVFSPGDYICKKGDIGREMYIIKDGKLAVVADDGVTQFVVLGSGSYFGEISILNIKGSKAGNRRTANIRSIGYSDLFCLSKDDLMESLLEYPDAKAMLEEKGRQILMKDGLIDLDPANIMPEAKELEEKVNKLYTTMELMQTKLKKILGNYKNTDKALRCRIAALEIQTGEEVEDEDEEEGEVKKEEKEGEGEKKEEGEGDGEKKEEEEKGEETKDEEEKGEEAKEEEKKDEETTKEEKK from the exons ATGACCACTCCCCACCTCACTGTGCCACCTCACACTGCACCACAACTTTCCTCAGACAGTGAAGAGCTGAGCGAGGATGACCT AAGTGTGCCCCGATCAAATCCTCATCATTGGCTCAATATGAATAACAGCAATAACAATGAAGA Ggaagaaaaggaacaaaagcaaaaggagaagaaggagaaaaaaga aaagaaagagaagaagaagaaggaaaaggaagagaaggaggcaaaggagaaggaagaaaaggaggcgAAGGAAAAGGAGGCAAAGGAAAAGGAGGCGAAGGAAAAGGAGGCAAAGGAAAAGGAGGCGAAGGAAAAGGAGGCAAAGGAAAAGGAGGCGAAGGAAAAGGCAAAAGATAA GCCCAAAGAACTATTTGTCATTAATCCTGCTGGGGGTTTGTATTACAAATGGCTGTTCATCATCACTGTACCAGTCATGTACAACTGGACCATGATCATAGCCAG GGCTTGctttgaggagctgcagcacaaCTACTTCATTTACTGGGTTGTTCTGGACTACACCTCAGACATAATCTACCTGGCTGATATGCTTTTCAGGACCAGAACAG GTTACCTTGAGCAAGGCCTGATAGTGAAAGATGAGAAGCTGCTAAGGGACCGCTACATCAACAGCTTCCAGTTTCGTCTCGATTGTATCTCCATGCTGCCCACCGACATCTTATATTTATACTTCGGCCTTGACTACCCAGAGATCCGCCTCAACAAGCTGCTGAGAATCGGCCGCTTGATGGAGTTCTTCACAAAGACGGAGACTAAAACCAACTACCCCAACATCTTCCGCATCGCAAACTTGATCATGTACATCCTCATTATCATCCACTGGAATgcttgcttcttcttctctttctccaaaTCCATTGGTTTTGGTGCTGATGACTGGGTTTACCCTGCTGTGGATGATCCCGAGGAGCCTGCATTCGGGGAGCCCATGAGAAAGTATTCGTTCAGCCTCTACTGGTCCACACTGACCTTGACTACCATTGGAGAAACTCCACCACCAGCCCTGGACTCCGAATTTCTCTTCCACGTGGTTGACTTTTTAGTTGGGGTCTTGGTCTTTGCCACCATTGTAGGAAACATCGCCACCATGATCTCCAACATGAATGCTGCCCAAGCTCAATTTCAGGCTCGGATTGATAACATCAAGCAGTACATGCAG GTCCGAAAGGTCAGCAAAGATCTGGAGTTGCGAGTCATCAAGTGGTTTGACTATCTGTGGAATAATGGCAAGGCACAGGACGAAAGAGAGGTGCTGAGGTATCTTCCAGACAAGCTAAAGGCTGAGATCGCCATCCAGGTCCAcatggaaacactgaagaaaGTTCGTATTTTTGCAGACTGTGAGGCAGGCCTGCTGATCGAGCTGGTGCTCAAGCTGCGGCCGCAGGTGTTCAGCCCTGGAGACTATATCTGCAAAAAGGGCGACATTGGCCGAGAGATGTACATCATCAAAGATGGAAAGCTTGCAGTTGTTGCTGATGATGGGGTCACACAGTTTGTTGTGCTGGGAAGCGGCAGCTATTTTGGTGAGATCAGTATCCTTAATATCAAAGGCAGCAAAGCGGGCAACCGGCGAACAGCCAACATCCGCAGCATTGGCTACTCAGACCTCTTCTGCCTCTCCAAGGATGACCTGATGGAGTCACTGCTAGAGTATCCAGATGCCAAAGCCATGCTGGAGGAGAAAGGCCGGCAGATCCTGATGAAAGATGGCCTGATAGACTTGGACCCAGCTAACATCATGCCTGAGGccaaggagctggaggagaaggtcAACAAACTGTACACCACGATGGAGCTAATGCAGaccaagctgaagaaaattctgggAAATTACAAGAACACTGACAAGGCGCTGAGATGTCGCATTGCAGCTCTGGAGATCCAAACAGGAGAGGAGGtagaagatgaggatgaggaggaaggagaggtgaaaaaggaggagaaagagggggaaggtgagaaaaaggaagagggggaaggagatggggagaaaaaggaagaagaggaaaaaggagaggagacaaaagatgaagaggaaaagggTGAAGAGgcaaaagaagaggagaaaaaagatgagGAGACCacaaaggaagagaagaaataa
- the enam gene encoding enamelin, with amino-acid sequence MMKLLVFMMCLLVTTFAAPAPQSENTEEKQIAAHANEALRWMEIYRLYQQQGIVRNPFLPAADVPVDAAPAQPADAPLLAPIAVGDASEEETENDNPAPKAGAPAPPAAPLNSDEAEEAEEVEAAEAEPAVVEAAPADPAVAVELAVVDVPVDAAPVDAAAVDAGAADAGAAPLAAFN; translated from the exons ATGATGAAGCTCTTGGTGTTCATGATGTGCCTGCTGGTCACAACATTTGCTGCTCCT GCTCctcagagtgaaaacactgaggaaaaa CAGATTGCGGCTCATGCTAATGAGGCCCTAAGGTGGATGGAGATCTACAGGCTGTACCAGCAGCAG GGAATCGTCAGAAACCcattccttcctgctgctgatgttccT GTGGATGCTGCACCAGCCCAGCCAGCTGATGCCCCCCTTCTGGCTCCCATTGCTGTTGGAGATGcatcagaggaggagacagag AACGACAACCCTGCCCCCAAAGCTGGAGCACCTGCTCCTCCCGCTGCCCCCCTAAACTCTGACGAGGCAGAGGAGGccgaggaggtggaggcggcCGAGGCTGAACCAGCTGTGGTTGAAGCCGCACCAGCAGACCCTGCAGTGGCCGTCGAGCTGGCTGTGGTTGACGTCCCTGTAGATGCAGCTCCggttgatgctgctgctgttgatgctggTGCAGCTGATGCCGGCGCTGCCCCACTGGCAGCATTCAATTGA
- the scpp5 gene encoding secretory calcium-binding phosphoprotein 5 produces the protein MKLAILCLCLAGSASAAPSFFHYLPHYAGSRQQVPPSQVKNPFAALPQPGIPGAYSVELIYPHRFPGAGGSNPGQPFPTHGFIKYSIPQPPGRQSVEVYYPYDFSQQRIMTNIPPMTNVPHMPNVLPFDYPPQNIPQQIPNIPSFDANPLPSQDPLQPLQQDQPTQTSQMPTKA, from the exons atgaaattggccatcctctgcctctgtctggctggctcagcctcagctgcacct TCCTTCTTTCATTACCTGCCTCATTACGCAGGTTCCAGACAACAGGTGCCACCCTCACAG GTGAAAAACCCGTTCGCAGCTCTACCACAACCTGGAATACCTGGCGCTTACAGTGTGGAACTA ATTTATCCCCACAGATTTCCTGGTGCAGGTGGATCAAACCCTGGACAG cccttTCCCACTCATGGTTTCATCAAATACTCCATTCCTCAGCCACCCGGCAGACAGAGTGTGGAAGTC taCTACCCCTATGACTTCTCCCAGCAAAGG ATTATGACAAACATACCTCCTATGACAAATGTCCCTCACATGCCAAAT GTGCTCCCATTTGATTACCCCCCTCAAAATATTCCCCAGCAAATCCCAAAt attcccTCATTCGATGCCAATCCTCTTCCATCCCAGGATCCCCTGCAACCTCTCCAGCAGGACCAGCCCACACAGACAAGCCAG ATGCCGACAAAGGCGTGA
- the scpp7 gene encoding secretory calcium-binding phosphoprotein 7: MKFILLAACILGVAVCAPQQMFMEFDIHYAPAQAAQAIPAGAAPESLDVLLPVDAQRQPLGGPVRGFIKQEILQPNGRDTKDVFYPFGFDLPSPAVAVPAAVPAAVPADPVAAAPPAAPAAPAAPAAPVEPIIAASAPAAKPTGDDDDDDD; the protein is encoded by the exons ATGAAATTCATCCTGCTTGCTGCCTGCATCCTTGGGGTGGCTGTCTGTGCCCCT cagcagatgttCATGGAGTTTGACATCCATTACGCTCCGGCTCAG GCAGCCCAGGCTATTCCTGCTGGAGCCGCACCGGAATCTCTGGACGTT ctgcTGCCAGTTGATGCCCAGAGACAGCCTCTTGGCGGACCT gTCCGGGGCTTCATCAAGCAGGAGATCCTCCAGCCAAACGGCAGAGACACCAAGGACGTG TTCTACCCCTTCGGTTTTGACCTGCCAAGTCCTGCCGttgctgttcctgctgctgttcctgctgctgttcctgctgatcctgttgctgctgcacctccagcagcaccagctgCCCCTGCTGCCCCTGCTGCCCCTGTTGAACCTATCATTGCTGCTAGTGCCCCT GCTGCCAAACCCAccggagatgatgatgatgacgatgattaA
- the ambn gene encoding ameloblastin isoform X1 yields MIITVLLSYFSIMASAVPTRPNVLPSLLSQGGATQATNQRPDTQTPAPLSPEVEQPPQQVAGPQFLPLMQHYTWSPLGGSPVTIHPQPAFHGFQPANLPILPQQPLMFPPYRHFPLFSSPHSNQLFSPYGFPMILASPLQQTQQTPANQPPNSLVLPAETPSGAAPSGNAPQPIQQQQNPVIVYLLQQPTNAVLGSLSSEELEMAAKIGQLGVYLPTVLTNPSAGVVLPVNQAAGLTNPELQGIVPTVGTSSAGVPQTQGPASSGPQPNANRVPVGLERPTQETVTVQKPKLQPTQGNHV; encoded by the exons atgattatCACAGTCCTACTGTCGTATTTTTCCATAATGGCGTCTGCAGTACCA ACCCGTCCTAAtgtccttccttccctcctttcacAAGGAGGAGCCACCCAAGCCACAAACCAGAGACCTGACACTCAGACGCCGGCCCCACTTTCCCCTGAGGTGGAGCAACCACCCCAGCAGGTGGCTGGCCCCCAGTTCCTGCCTCTCATGCAGCACTACACCTGGTCTCCACTAGGGGGCAGTCCAGTGACCATCCATCCGCAGCCTGCCTTTCACGGGTTCCAACCTGCTAACCTGCCGATACTCCCACAGCAGCCTCTG ATGTTCCCTCCTTATAGGcactttcctcttttctcatcACCCCATAGCAATCAGCTG TTTTCCCCATATGGTTTCCCAATGATTCTTGCATCACCTCTTCAACAAACTCAACAAACCCCAGCAAATCAGCCTCCGAACAGTCTAGTGTTACCTGCAGAAACACCTTCTGGAGCTGCTCCCTCAGGAAATGCACCTCAGCCAATTCAGCAACAACAG AATCCTGTAATTGTGTACCTGCTGCAGCAACCCACG AATGCTGTTCTTGGCAGTCTTAGCTCGGAGGAACTCGAG ATGGCAGCTAAAATAGGCCAGCTGGGCGTGTACCTGCCCACTGTGCTCACAAACCCGTCCGCAGGAGTCGTTCTGCCTGTGAATCAGGCCGCTGGGCTTACAAACCCAGAACTGCAGGGCATCGTGCCAACGGTGGGGACCTCGTCAGCTGGAGTCCCACAGACACAGGGGCCGGCCAGCTCTGGACCACAGCCGAACGCTAATAGGGTCCCTGTAGGTTTGGAGAGACCAACACAGGAGACAGTCACTGTCCAAAAACCCAAACTCCAGCCCACACAGGGAAACCATGTCTGA
- the ambn gene encoding ameloblastin isoform X2: MASAVPTRPNVLPSLLSQGGATQATNQRPDTQTPAPLSPEVEQPPQQVAGPQFLPLMQHYTWSPLGGSPVTIHPQPAFHGFQPANLPILPQQPLMFPPYRHFPLFSSPHSNQLFSPYGFPMILASPLQQTQQTPANQPPNSLVLPAETPSGAAPSGNAPQPIQQQQNPVIVYLLQQPTNAVLGSLSSEELEMAAKIGQLGVYLPTVLTNPSAGVVLPVNQAAGLTNPELQGIVPTVGTSSAGVPQTQGPASSGPQPNANRVPVGLERPTQETVTVQKPKLQPTQGNHV; the protein is encoded by the exons ATGGCGTCTGCAGTACCA ACCCGTCCTAAtgtccttccttccctcctttcacAAGGAGGAGCCACCCAAGCCACAAACCAGAGACCTGACACTCAGACGCCGGCCCCACTTTCCCCTGAGGTGGAGCAACCACCCCAGCAGGTGGCTGGCCCCCAGTTCCTGCCTCTCATGCAGCACTACACCTGGTCTCCACTAGGGGGCAGTCCAGTGACCATCCATCCGCAGCCTGCCTTTCACGGGTTCCAACCTGCTAACCTGCCGATACTCCCACAGCAGCCTCTG ATGTTCCCTCCTTATAGGcactttcctcttttctcatcACCCCATAGCAATCAGCTG TTTTCCCCATATGGTTTCCCAATGATTCTTGCATCACCTCTTCAACAAACTCAACAAACCCCAGCAAATCAGCCTCCGAACAGTCTAGTGTTACCTGCAGAAACACCTTCTGGAGCTGCTCCCTCAGGAAATGCACCTCAGCCAATTCAGCAACAACAG AATCCTGTAATTGTGTACCTGCTGCAGCAACCCACG AATGCTGTTCTTGGCAGTCTTAGCTCGGAGGAACTCGAG ATGGCAGCTAAAATAGGCCAGCTGGGCGTGTACCTGCCCACTGTGCTCACAAACCCGTCCGCAGGAGTCGTTCTGCCTGTGAATCAGGCCGCTGGGCTTACAAACCCAGAACTGCAGGGCATCGTGCCAACGGTGGGGACCTCGTCAGCTGGAGTCCCACAGACACAGGGGCCGGCCAGCTCTGGACCACAGCCGAACGCTAATAGGGTCCCTGTAGGTTTGGAGAGACCAACACAGGAGACAGTCACTGTCCAAAAACCCAAACTCCAGCCCACACAGGGAAACCATGTCTGA